The proteins below come from a single Ictalurus furcatus strain D&B chromosome 27, Billie_1.0, whole genome shotgun sequence genomic window:
- the aars2 gene encoding alanine--tRNA ligase, mitochondrial isoform X2 — MAARIGVLRLNFARLKISWASVRRCSALSQSPVREEFTAKRVRRTFVDFFTQDYGHRFVPSSPVRPRGDPSLLFVNAGMNQFKPVLLGCADPRSEMASYRRVANSQKCVRAGGKHNDLEDVGRDVYHHTFFEMLGNWSFGDYFKVEACTMAWRLLTGVYGIPAERLYVSYFSGDVASALPADEETREIWLSLGVHPDRVLPFGMKDNFWEMGETGPCGPCTEIHYDHVGDRNAAALVNMDSPDVVEIWNLVFMQYNREGDGSLRPLPQCSVDTGMGLERLVTVLQGKRSNYDTDLFTPLLSAIHKCSKAGAYSGRTGGVDKGRVDMAYRVVADHIRTLCVCIADGVYPGMSGAELVLRRILRRAVRFSTEVLQAPEGALASLVPTVAHILGDAYPELHAETDRIMEIVNVNEAQFLSSLKQGRRVIDRTLNKMDGSAVEFPASVAWSLHRNLGFPLDLVDLMLEERGMTVDKRGVERLAAEREKLQSQSEGGAGERGLHSDLQGLAELQSRGIPHTDDSPKYSYVLQHDGTYAFDPCRASVLALYTDQGLVSEVTEGQRCSVLLDRTCFYAEQGGQTHDTGYFTKDGLQDVLFPVECVRMAGGYVVHEVTAADTLRTGDQLELHVDEAQRLSCMVKHTATHVLNFALREFLGSEVVQRGSHVTTDRLRFDFSSKASLSVSQLQDVEQMIQTIIRQNDVVHTQEVPLARANQIAGLRTVDEVYPDPVRIVSVGVPVSELLGGDTHKRTSVELCCGTHLLRTGGIQDLVIVSERQMVKGISRIIAVTGDGAKNAREAGQALLEEVDSLTARITAGHAPSLPAALRLSKEVGLLTDAAESTAIPQWQRKEIQTRLKALQRSTNTTIRKLELKEAVAKAQELLNRHSDKAVLVDMLDTDSISARYMAGFNVARRRDV, encoded by the exons ATGGCGGCGCGCATTGGCGTTTTGCGGTTAAACTTCGCCCGTTTGAAGATTTCGTGGGCGAGTGTGAGAAGATGTTCGGCGCTGTCGCAGTCTCCGGTTCGCGAGGAATTCACGGCCAAACGCGTGCGACGGActtttgtggattttttcaCGCAGGACTATGGACACAGGTTTGTTCCGTCGTCACCGGTCCGTCCCAGAGGAGACCCGAGTCTGCTGTTCGTTAACGCGGGGATGAATCAG TTTAAGCCCGTGTTGCTGGGCTGTGCTGACCCGCGCAGCGAGATGGCCTCGTACCGCCGTGTAGCGAACAGTCAGAAGTGCGTCCGCGCTGGCGGAAAACACAACGACCTGGAGGACGTGGGCAGAGACGTGTACCATCACACCTTCTTCGAGATGCTGGGCAACTGGTCGTTCGGAGACTACTTCAAG GTCGAAGCGTGCACGATGGCCTGGCGCTTGTTAACAGGAGTGTACGGGATCCCGGCCGAGCGTCTCTACGTGTCCTATTTCTCCGGCGATGTGGCGAGCGCCCTGCCTGCGGACGAAGAGACGCGAGAGATCTGGCTTAGCCTCGG cGTGCACCCGGATCGCGTTCTTCCATTCGGAATGAAGGACAATTTCTGGGAGATGGGCGAGACGGGGCCATGTGGCCCGTGCACCGAGATCCACTACGACCACGTAGGCGATCGGAACGCCGCCGCGCTCGTCAACATGGACAGTCCGGACGTTGTGGAGATCTGGAATTTGGTGTTCATGCAGTACAACAG ggagggTGACGGAAGCCTGCGTCCTCTCCCACAGTGCAGCGTGGACACTGGAATGGGACTGGAGAGACTCGTCACTGTGCTACAAGGGAAACGCTCCAACTACGACACAGACCTGTTCACACCGCTACTGTCTGCCATCCATAag TGCAGCAAAGCCGGCGCCTACTCGGGAAGGACGGGCGGGGTTGACAAAGGGCGAGTAGACATGGCGTACCGCGTGGTCGCCGATCACATTCGCACGCTGTGCGTGTGCATCGCAGACGGAGTGTATCCCGGGATGAGCGGCGCAga GCTGGTTTTGCGACGCATTCTGCGCCGAGCTGTGCGTTTCTCCACGGAAGTCCTGCAGGCTCCAGAGGGTGCGCTGGCGAGTCTGGTGCCCACTGTGGCCCACATCCTG GGTGACGCTTATCCCGAGCTGCACGCGGAAACTGACAGG ATCATGGAAATCGTTAACGTCAACGAGGCGCAGTTTCTGTCCTCCCTGAAGCAGGGCCGGAGAGTGATCGACAGGACGCTGAATAAGATGGACGGAAGCGCTGTTGAGTTTCCAG CTTCTGTGGCCTGGTCTCTGCACAGGAACCTGGGTTTCCCGCTCGACCTCGTCGACCTCATGCTGGAGGAGCGCGGCATGACCGTGGACAAACGTGGAGTGGAGCGGCTCGCAGCCGAACGTGAAAAG TTACAGAGTCAGTCTGAAGGGGGTGCTGGAGAACGAGGACTCCATTCGGACTTGCAGGGCCTCGCAGAGCTGCAGAGCAGAGGAATTCCTCACACGGACGACTCTCCGAAATACAGCTACGTCCTGCAGCACGACGGCACTTACG CGTTCGATCCGTGTAGAGCCTCGGTGTTGGCGCTGTATACCGATCAGGGTTTGGTGTCCGAGGTCACCGAGGGTCAGCGGTGTTCGGTGCTGCTCGACCGAACCTGCTTCTACGCCGAGCAGGGCGGCCAGACACATGACACGGGCTACTTCACCAAGGACGGCCTTCAG gacgtgctgttccCTGTGGAGTGTGTACGCATGGCTGGAGGCTATGTGGTGCATGAGGTCACCGCAGCTGACACTCTGAGAACCGGAGACCAGTTAGAGCTTCATGTGGATGAG GCTCAGCGTCTATCCTGCATGGTGAAGCACACGGCCACTCACGTGCTCAACTTTGCCCTGCGAGAGTTTCTGGGTTCCGAGGTCGTCCAGAGAGGCTCGCACGTCACTACAGACCGACTGCGCTTCGACTTCAGCTCCAAG gcctCTCTGAGTGTATCACAGCTGCAGGACGTGGAGCAGATGATCCAGACCATCATCCGACAGAACGACGTGGTCCACACACAGGAAGTGCCTTTAGCTCGAGCCAATCAGATCGCAGGACTGAGAACTGTAGACGAG GTGTATCCTGACCCGGTCCGCATCGTGTCCGTGGGCGTCCCGGTATCCGAGCTGCTCGGTGGCGATACGCACAAACGCACCTCTGTCGAGCTCTGCTGTGGCAC GCATCTGCTGCGGACCGGAGGAATCCAGGACCTCGTGATCGTGTCTGAGCGACAGATGGTGAAGGGAATCAGTCGCATCATAGCTGTGACTGGAGACGGCGCCAAAAAC GCTCGGGAGGCGGGGCAAGCACTGCTGGAGGAGGTGGACTCTCTGACGGCTCGCATCACAgctggccacgccccctcacTGCCAGCTGCGCTGAGGCTCTCTAAAGAGGTCGGCCTCCTGACGGAT gctgCAGAGAGCACTGCTATCCCACAGTGGCAGAGAAAAGAGATCCAGACTCGGTTAAAGGCTTTACAGAGGAGCACCAACACCACCATCCGCAAGTTGGAGCTCAAagag GCTGTTGCTAAAGCACAGGAATTATTGAACAGACACTCTGATAAAGCCGTCCTGGTGGACATGCTGGACACCGACTCCATATCT gCACGCTACATGGCTGGCTTCAACGTAGCACGCAGGCGCGATGTGTAA
- the aars2 gene encoding alanine--tRNA ligase, mitochondrial isoform X1, which translates to MAARIGVLRLNFARLKISWASVRRCSALSQSPVREEFTAKRVRRTFVDFFTQDYGHRFVPSSPVRPRGDPSLLFVNAGMNQFKPVLLGCADPRSEMASYRRVANSQKCVRAGGKHNDLEDVGRDVYHHTFFEMLGNWSFGDYFKVEACTMAWRLLTGVYGIPAERLYVSYFSGDVASALPADEETREIWLSLGVHPDRVLPFGMKDNFWEMGETGPCGPCTEIHYDHVGDRNAAALVNMDSPDVVEIWNLVFMQYNREGDGSLRPLPQCSVDTGMGLERLVTVLQGKRSNYDTDLFTPLLSAIHKCSKAGAYSGRTGGVDKGRVDMAYRVVADHIRTLCVCIADGVYPGMSGAELVLRRILRRAVRFSTEVLQAPEGALASLVPTVAHILGDAYPELHAETDRIMEIVNVNEAQFLSSLKQGRRVIDRTLNKMDGSAVEFPASVAWSLHRNLGFPLDLVDLMLEERGMTVDKRGVERLAAEREKLQSQSEGGAGERGLHSDLQGLAELQSRGIPHTDDSPKYSYVLQHDGTYAFDPCRASVLALYTDQGLVSEVTEGQRCSVLLDRTCFYAEQGGQTHDTGYFTKDGLQDVLFPVECVRMAGGYVVHEVTAADTLRTGDQLELHVDEAQRLSCMVKHTATHVLNFALREFLGSEVVQRGSHVTTDRLRFDFSSKASLSVSQLQDVEQMIQTIIRQNDVVHTQEVPLARANQIAGLRTVDEVYPDPVRIVSVGVPVSELLGGDTHKRTSVELCCGTHLLRTGGIQDLVIVSERQMVKGISRIIAVTGDGAKNAREAGQALLEEVDSLTARITAGHAPSLPAALRLSKEVGLLTDAAESTAIPQWQRKEIQTRLKALQRSTNTTIRKLELKEAVAKAQELLNRHSDKAVLVDMLDTDSISVVMKTVNQLSERTPHTLVMLLSHLQPSGRVLCACQVPKGQTAISASEWALAVCSRLGGNAGGSATVAKGVGVAADSTSLLDTLRWAEEFAHGKR; encoded by the exons ATGGCGGCGCGCATTGGCGTTTTGCGGTTAAACTTCGCCCGTTTGAAGATTTCGTGGGCGAGTGTGAGAAGATGTTCGGCGCTGTCGCAGTCTCCGGTTCGCGAGGAATTCACGGCCAAACGCGTGCGACGGActtttgtggattttttcaCGCAGGACTATGGACACAGGTTTGTTCCGTCGTCACCGGTCCGTCCCAGAGGAGACCCGAGTCTGCTGTTCGTTAACGCGGGGATGAATCAG TTTAAGCCCGTGTTGCTGGGCTGTGCTGACCCGCGCAGCGAGATGGCCTCGTACCGCCGTGTAGCGAACAGTCAGAAGTGCGTCCGCGCTGGCGGAAAACACAACGACCTGGAGGACGTGGGCAGAGACGTGTACCATCACACCTTCTTCGAGATGCTGGGCAACTGGTCGTTCGGAGACTACTTCAAG GTCGAAGCGTGCACGATGGCCTGGCGCTTGTTAACAGGAGTGTACGGGATCCCGGCCGAGCGTCTCTACGTGTCCTATTTCTCCGGCGATGTGGCGAGCGCCCTGCCTGCGGACGAAGAGACGCGAGAGATCTGGCTTAGCCTCGG cGTGCACCCGGATCGCGTTCTTCCATTCGGAATGAAGGACAATTTCTGGGAGATGGGCGAGACGGGGCCATGTGGCCCGTGCACCGAGATCCACTACGACCACGTAGGCGATCGGAACGCCGCCGCGCTCGTCAACATGGACAGTCCGGACGTTGTGGAGATCTGGAATTTGGTGTTCATGCAGTACAACAG ggagggTGACGGAAGCCTGCGTCCTCTCCCACAGTGCAGCGTGGACACTGGAATGGGACTGGAGAGACTCGTCACTGTGCTACAAGGGAAACGCTCCAACTACGACACAGACCTGTTCACACCGCTACTGTCTGCCATCCATAag TGCAGCAAAGCCGGCGCCTACTCGGGAAGGACGGGCGGGGTTGACAAAGGGCGAGTAGACATGGCGTACCGCGTGGTCGCCGATCACATTCGCACGCTGTGCGTGTGCATCGCAGACGGAGTGTATCCCGGGATGAGCGGCGCAga GCTGGTTTTGCGACGCATTCTGCGCCGAGCTGTGCGTTTCTCCACGGAAGTCCTGCAGGCTCCAGAGGGTGCGCTGGCGAGTCTGGTGCCCACTGTGGCCCACATCCTG GGTGACGCTTATCCCGAGCTGCACGCGGAAACTGACAGG ATCATGGAAATCGTTAACGTCAACGAGGCGCAGTTTCTGTCCTCCCTGAAGCAGGGCCGGAGAGTGATCGACAGGACGCTGAATAAGATGGACGGAAGCGCTGTTGAGTTTCCAG CTTCTGTGGCCTGGTCTCTGCACAGGAACCTGGGTTTCCCGCTCGACCTCGTCGACCTCATGCTGGAGGAGCGCGGCATGACCGTGGACAAACGTGGAGTGGAGCGGCTCGCAGCCGAACGTGAAAAG TTACAGAGTCAGTCTGAAGGGGGTGCTGGAGAACGAGGACTCCATTCGGACTTGCAGGGCCTCGCAGAGCTGCAGAGCAGAGGAATTCCTCACACGGACGACTCTCCGAAATACAGCTACGTCCTGCAGCACGACGGCACTTACG CGTTCGATCCGTGTAGAGCCTCGGTGTTGGCGCTGTATACCGATCAGGGTTTGGTGTCCGAGGTCACCGAGGGTCAGCGGTGTTCGGTGCTGCTCGACCGAACCTGCTTCTACGCCGAGCAGGGCGGCCAGACACATGACACGGGCTACTTCACCAAGGACGGCCTTCAG gacgtgctgttccCTGTGGAGTGTGTACGCATGGCTGGAGGCTATGTGGTGCATGAGGTCACCGCAGCTGACACTCTGAGAACCGGAGACCAGTTAGAGCTTCATGTGGATGAG GCTCAGCGTCTATCCTGCATGGTGAAGCACACGGCCACTCACGTGCTCAACTTTGCCCTGCGAGAGTTTCTGGGTTCCGAGGTCGTCCAGAGAGGCTCGCACGTCACTACAGACCGACTGCGCTTCGACTTCAGCTCCAAG gcctCTCTGAGTGTATCACAGCTGCAGGACGTGGAGCAGATGATCCAGACCATCATCCGACAGAACGACGTGGTCCACACACAGGAAGTGCCTTTAGCTCGAGCCAATCAGATCGCAGGACTGAGAACTGTAGACGAG GTGTATCCTGACCCGGTCCGCATCGTGTCCGTGGGCGTCCCGGTATCCGAGCTGCTCGGTGGCGATACGCACAAACGCACCTCTGTCGAGCTCTGCTGTGGCAC GCATCTGCTGCGGACCGGAGGAATCCAGGACCTCGTGATCGTGTCTGAGCGACAGATGGTGAAGGGAATCAGTCGCATCATAGCTGTGACTGGAGACGGCGCCAAAAAC GCTCGGGAGGCGGGGCAAGCACTGCTGGAGGAGGTGGACTCTCTGACGGCTCGCATCACAgctggccacgccccctcacTGCCAGCTGCGCTGAGGCTCTCTAAAGAGGTCGGCCTCCTGACGGAT gctgCAGAGAGCACTGCTATCCCACAGTGGCAGAGAAAAGAGATCCAGACTCGGTTAAAGGCTTTACAGAGGAGCACCAACACCACCATCCGCAAGTTGGAGCTCAAagag GCTGTTGCTAAAGCACAGGAATTATTGAACAGACACTCTGATAAAGCCGTCCTGGTGGACATGCTGGACACCGACTCCATATCT GTGGTGATGAAGACTGTAAACCAGCTGAGCGAGCGCACGCCGCACACTCTGGTCATGCTCCTGTCTCACCTTCAGCCATCAGGGAGAGTGCTCTGCGCGTGTCAGGTGCCTAAG ggTCAGACTGCTATCTCAGCAAGTGAATGGGCTCTGGCTGTTTGCAGCCGCCTCGGCGGGAACGCAGGCGGCTCGGCGACTGTCGCCAAGGGGGTCGGCGTAGCAGCGGACTCTACCAGCCTCCTGGACACGTTGCGCTGGGCGGAAGAGTTTGCACACGGCAAACGTTAA